CGTGGGCGAGCAGCCATCCGAGCGGCGATTCCATCTTGTTGACCGTCACGGATCGCGCGGCCCGGCCAACCCCACCCGCTCCGCCGACATCTTGCCCTTCCGGCTCCCTCTGCGCCTTCATCCACCACTCCTCCTCGATTCGGCTTGCCACAACGGGAAAAGTGTAGGACAGCATAAAAACCGTTTTGGTTAGTCGGGAGGTCGAATGATCACGCGCATCCGCGAAGTGCGTCGCGCGCGCGGGCTGACGTTGGATGACGTAGCGCAACGCTGCGAACCGCCGACTACGCCCCAGACGATCGGCCGGCTCGAAACGGGCACTCGAACAGTTTCGGTCGGATGGTTGAATCGGATCGCGCGCGCGCTTGAGGTCGACGCACAGGATCTCGTCGACCGCGAAGACACGGCCCATCTCAAGGTCGTTGCGGTCCTTGGTCCCGGCGGCCCAACCGCGCCGCGCCGCGCGGCCATCGTCGTCCCGCCGCGCGCCGATGACGGGCAGGTCGCGATCCTGGTGTCGTCGAGTACCGGCGATTACCGCGCAGGTGACGAAATCTGGTGCGACATGCTCGCCGCTGAAGATTTCGGACGGGCTCTCAATCGCGACGTGCTGCTGCCTCGTTCCGGCGGCCGATTCATGTTCGGCCGGCTGATCGACCGGGACAAGGACCGGCTGCAGCTCCTCCCCCTTGGAACGGGCGGCCGCCAACAGGTCGTCGCGAATCCGCCGTGGATCGCGGTAGCGCGCCGCCTTGTTCGAAGTCTCTGACTTTGACGTTCCGCGCCTCGCGTGGCAGGTCGCGATGCGCGCCGGGCGGTTAGCTCAGTTGGTAGAGCATCTCGTTTACACCGAGAGGGTCGGCGGTTCGAGCCCGTCACCGCCCACCAATTCCGTCAGAACAATTCCCCTGCGACCCTCATGATCGCGGCAACATGCTCGAGCCGGATCGAAATGGTGAAGTCGGGCTGAAATTGCCGGAGCCGAAGGCCTGAACGGGTGCGATCCGTCAGATGCATGATGAGCACGCTGTCGAATTCGCCTGTCGTACTCCCGGACAAGGCGCGCGGCTTTACGACAACGTCGTCGCCAGGCGCGACTTTTGACTGAGGGGAGACAGCCACGCGCCGACCCTCGCTGAATCGCGGCCACATCGAGTTCGTGACGATCGTGAGCGCAAAGGCCTCATGGTCGAGCGCAAGGCTCGACGGACGCGGGAGCAATTCCGAACGCGGCTCGCGCACAATCTCGGTCAAGTCGACCCGCCCTTCAGGCGCATCCCACGTTCCCCCACCCGCGAGGAGAAAAGCGGAAGCGAAGGCAGTGGGGCGTGACCCCAGGGCCGACCGACATCTCCAAGGGCGGCGTGCGACGTGCCTGGCCCGATCGCGTGTGGGCCGATCCGCAGCGCCTCGAACTCGGCAAGGCTTGATCCGGCCACGGCAAGCAGCTTTTCGAGCGTGCGCCGCGAAGGATTGCCGTGGCGCCGCATGTCGGACCAGACGGTGCGGCTGACCCCAGCTCGCACTGCCCAGGCATTCGGGGATAATCCGTCCGGCCTGAATCGCATGAGGTCCGTGTAGATTGGGGACTCTTCGGGCGGCAGCGTCACGACCGCGTCTATTGCGTGCGGGCCCGGCGTCCGCAACGCCGCATTGCCCGCCGGCACGGCCGTTTGACTTACATGTCAGACTTTTCTAACGCCCGCCATATGGGTTTGCGGCATCGGCCATCAAATGACGGGGACCGTGGAATCGACCTCGGCGAAGTAACGGCGCAGCGCGTGGCTGGTTTGCGGCGCCAGCTCGACAAACACGCGCCGCCCGTCGTGCGGGTCGGCACGCCGCATGAAGACATTTTGCTGCACCATGGTCTTCAACCACCGCAACGCGGTCGTCGCTGGTACCGCGGCCGCGATGCACAAGCTCGACACGGGCACGCGCAGGTGGGCGATTTCCGCTTGCAGCAGGTCGAGCAGCATGTCCCATGCAGGATCGGCAAACAGCTCCTCGGAAAAATAGCGCGACCGCAGTCGGCGCGCCCGGATTACCGACCTCACGGTTTCGGCCGACACAGGTGGAACGTCGTCGCCTTCGGTCATGACAGGGCGGGGCGTCGGCAGCGACGGGCCCTCGGACAGGCGCGCGAGCGTGGACGCAATTCGGCTGACTTCCTCGCTCAACTGACGGATGCGCTGCGCATTTTTCTCCGCCGCGACATCGGAAACGCGCAGGGGACGGCGCGAATTCCCGATTGCCAGCGCAAGCGCGGTGGCGCGCTCGAATTCCTGTCCGTCAACGACGACTTCAATTCCGGGATCGTCAATGTTGCCAACCACGCGGTCGATAAGATCGGCGGTAACGCCGACGACCGCAGCATAGCGCCCGGCCTCTACATCAAATTCAACCTGCTTGAGGAGGACGTCGAGGGCTGGTCCGCAATCTTCTTCGAGTTCGATCCAGACTGCGGCGGCCGATGCTTGGTCGGCGATCCGGCGCGATGCCTCGTCGAGCGTGATGCGGCCGCCGACGCGTGCGCCCGTTGCTTCGACAAAGGCCGCAGCCCGATTGATCGCGGCTTGGCCCGATCCTGTGACCAAGACGGGTGCACCATCGGAATAGGGAACTGTGCTCGAGCCGATTGGATACGCATTCATGACAGGGGATCCCCCACCTACAAAAGGACCGAGCACGCATTCGGTAGCGCGCATTGTGGAGAAAGGTTAGACGGTTTCGGCTCCACAATGGAGGGGAACCTCACGCGCTTGCAAGCAACGGCCCGATAGTGGCTACAGGTTGGCAGGAGTAACGCGTGCGTCGAGATCGGAGCGAGGAAGCGGCGGCAGCGCGCGCGCATTGGCTGGCCGAGCTCGCCGAAGCCTTGCGCCAGGCTCAGGACCTGGCCTGGCAACTCGGGCCATCGGTTGGCAATGGCGCAGAACGCATGGACCTTTATGGCCGGATCGAAGCACTGCTGGGGGAGGTCCGCTCGCTACAGCTCCGGCCTGCGGAGGCGCCGCCGCAGGAAAATGCTCCACAATGGACCAGTAAGTCTCCCTGGTGCTCTCCGGATCGCGATCACACACCCTGAGGTAGGTCGCCGCCACCCGCGAAGCTCGCAAGGAAAGGATCAATCGACGGCGCCTGCCAGCCAGCGGTGGCGACAAAGGCGCGGTTGAGGAAGGCGGGCTTGCCATATTGCAGGGCGTCTCCGCCGGGTCCGTCAACGCGACCGCCCGCGGCCAGCAGCACGGCATGTCCCGCCGCAGTATCCCACTCGCTTGTGGGCGACAGCCGCGGATAAATATCGGCCTTGCCTTCGGCGATGATGCAGAATTTCAGGGATGATCCAATGGCGACCCGCTCGCACGTCCCCACCGCACTTTCCAGGTAATCCACGGTTGCCTGGTTGAGATGGGATTTTGAGGCGACCGCCGCGATCTTCGGCCCCCGCGACCGAACGTTGATGCGCGATCGTTCACCATTGTCCACCAGCCACGCCCCCTCCCCGACGGATCCCGTGTGGAGCCGCCCGCTGGCCGGTGCATAGACCACCCCCATCACCGGTTGGCCGCCTTCGATGAGACCGATGTTGACGGTATAATCGGCGCCGCCGCGGACGAACTCCTTGGTTCCGTCGAGCGGATCGACAAGGAAATAGGTGTTTCCGTGCCGGGGGATGCGGCCGGCCGCGACCTCCTCCTCGGCGATCACCGGAATGTTCGGAGCAAGATGCGAAAGGGCCGCGAGGATGATCGCTTCGGCAGCCTGATCGGCCTCGGTCACGGGCGATGCGTCCGACTTGCGCTGTACCTCGAATCCCCGTTCGACCACGCGCAGGATGGCCTCCCCCGCGGCGCGCGCCGTGTCTTCCAGCCCCTCCAGGAGGCGGGAACGGTTCAAGTTCAGCGCGGCGCCATGCGGATACCGCCATCGAGCCGGATCGCCGCGGCGTTCATGTACGGATTCTCGATCAGGAAGCGCGCCAGCCGGCCATATTCCTCGGCACTGCCCAACCTTTTCGGAAAGGGCACTTGTTGTCCCAGCGCGTCCTGCACGTTGGGCGGCATCATCGCCACCATCGGGGTCTTGAATACGCCGGGAAGGATCGTGTTCACGCGCACGCCGTCGTTCATCAGGTCACGCGCGATCGGCAGGGCCATCGCAAGAACCCCGCCCTTCGACGCCGAATAGGCCGCCTGGCCGATCTGCCCGTCTTCCGCCGCGACCGACGCGGTGTTGATGATGACGCCGCGCTCCCCATCGGTCAGCGGATCGAGGTCGACCATCCCGAATGCCGAATTGGCGATGCAGCGAAACGTGCCGATCAGGTTGATCTGGATCGCCAGCTCGAACTGTTGCATCGGATAGCGCTTGGCGGCCTTGGTCTCCTTGTCGCGACCAACCGTTTTGGCAGCATTGGCAACGCCGGCGCAATTGACCAGGATACGCTCCTGCCCATGCGCAGCGCGCGCACGCTCGAACGCCGCCGCGACCTTTTCGTCGCTGGTCACGTCGACTTCGCAGAAAACGCCGCCGATCTCCTTGGCGACCTGCTCCCCGCGCGCAGCGTCGCGGTCGAAGATTGCGACCTTCGCGCCGGCCCCGGCCAGTTCGCGGGCAGTCGCTTCGCCCAGCCCCGATGCGGCCCCGGTGACGACCGCCGCCACTCCACTGATGTCCATTGTTGCTCTTGCTCCTGCGCTTCTCGTCCAAGCGCCTACCCGCCAAAAAGCGGCGAAGACAAGCCGAAGCGCGGCTTTATCTGGTGTCGCCGCGCGGCCACAGGCCAAAGGCCGTTCTGCAATTCATCGCAAATGCAGGTTCAATAACGGATAAGTCTTGCTTAGATTCCAAGGCCATTTCGGTGCGAGGGGGATTTCGGTGACGGGCAGGAAGATCACAATCGCCGCGATCGGCGCGACTGCAGCGGGCCTTCTGTCGATGCCGGCGTCGGCGCAGGCACCCGCACCTGCGGCCGGCCAGTCCTCAATGCTCCCGGCGGCGGCATCGGTCGCGTCCTTCTACGCAACGCATGGCAAGCAGGGCATCTGGTTTCGCGGCGGCGATCAAAGCGCTGCGGCCGCGCAGCTCGTCAGTATCCTTGAACGGGCGCCGTTCGACGGTCTCGCGACCGGACCGCAGGTTGCGGCCGAGGTCAGGGCCGCCCTCTCCCGCGCGATGAGCCGGCAGCCGGCCGACGTCATGGCGGCGGAACAGGCGATGTCCGCGGCCTGGGTGCAATATGTCCAGGCGATCAAGCGGCCGACCCCGGGCATGGTCTACGCCATCCCGGTCCTCGGCCCGCAGGGCACGCGCGCCGACCAGATCCTGCTGACCGCCGCCGCTGCGCCGTCGCTCGATCGGCACTTGGCGACCGTGTCCAGCGTCAATCCGATGTACGCGCAGCTTCGCGACACGGCATGGGCCCAGGCGCAGGCCAGCGGCAACATGACTCCGGACCCGCGATTGCTCGCCAATCTCGAGCGCATTCGCTCCATTCCTTCCACGGGCAAGTTCATCGTCGTCGATTCCGGCACGCAGCTGATGACGATGTTTGAAAACGGCCGACCGGTGGATTCGATGAAGATCGTCGTTGGCAAGACCGGCTATGAAACGCCGATGATCGCCAGCATCATGTACTACATCGTCTACAACCCGTACTGGAATGCGCCCGATCATCTCGTGCGCAAAATCGCGCAGAACTATCTGTCGATGGGCGACAAATATCTGAAGTCGCGCGGCTATCAGGTGATGAAGGATTGGACGGCGGCGTCCGCGGTCGTTCCCAACGACCAGGTCAATTGGAAGGCGGTCGCTTCGGGCAAGGAGCAGATCCGCATCCGGCAGAAACCACAGGACGACAACAGCATGGGGGATTTGAAATTCCCCTTCGTCAACGATCTCGACATCTTCCTGCACGACACGCCGCACAAGGAATATTTCGGCCGCGCCAACCGCTATTTGTCCAATGGCTGCGTGCGGCTGGAAGATGCGCGGCGATTTGGCCGCTGGTTGCTCGGCACCGAGCCCAAGCCACCTGGTGACGATGCCGAAATCCAGGTTCAGTTGCCGCGCGGCGTTCCGATCTATCTGACCTACACCACTGCGCAGGCCCGGGATGGCAAGCTCAGCTATCTGCCTGATGCATACGGTTGGGATCGCCGCCCTGCTCAACTTGCCAACGCAGGCAAGTAACCGGCCTCCATTCTGATCGCTCGGCGGCCTTCGGGTGCGCGATGTCTACGCGTGTCCGCGCGCTGGATCACGACCTTGCGCGCAACCTAGGCACAGCGAACGCCCGCGTTCTCTGCGCACAAAAGAAAACCGGCCCGGGCGAGGTGCCCGAGCCGGTGTTTCTTTTCGCAGTGCTTACTGACCGCGTTCCGGCGCCGGCGGCGGCGGCGGAGGCGGAGGCGGCGGAGCCGGGCAGACGTCCGTCGCCAGGATCACCGTACCGTCCGGGCACGTCTGCGTCGCCGGAGGCGGCGGAGGCGGCGGGGCGGAGGCGGCGGGGCGGCGGCGGCGGCGGGGCCGACGCGAAGTTGTAGATCAGGCTCGCCAGAAGGCTGTGCGAACGGAAACGGGCGGTGACATCCGACGTGGTGAAGTCGGTGATGTCTTGCCCGGTAGACAGCGCCGGAGAATCCGTCTCGTAGCGCAGGCGCTGCACGTTGAAGAAACGATACTTCAGGCCCAGGTCGACGTTCGGGCCAAGCGCCCACTTCACGCCGAGGATCGCCTGCCACGCAAAGCGCGTATGCGAGTCCGAGAACTCGACGCCACCGAAAGGCGGCAGGTCGTCGAGGTCGATGTCGTACTTGACGTTGGCAACGCCAACGCCGCCGCCGGCATAGCCGGTCATGCCGTCGTCATCACCGAATTCGAAGAGGACGTTGCCCATCAGGGAGAGCGCAGTGCCCTCGCCGTCGGCGTCGAAGCCCTCGGTCGTGGTGCGAACTTCGTCCACGCCCGCAGTCTTGTAGCCGAGCTCGGCTTCAACCCGGACCGAACCGAAATCGTAACCGGCGATCGCGTCGACGTCCCAGCCGTAGCGGTGATCGGCGATGTAGGGGAAGGTGATCCCCGTATCGCGCGGCGTCACCTCGATAGCCATATCTTCGACGACCATGAGGCCGCCTTCGAGGCCGACGTAGAACGAGTCATCACGAGCGACAGCAGGTGTCGCCAGTGCCGTTGATGCGAGCGCCACCGCAATGGCCAGCTTGCGCATATATGTCCCCTTTCACATGCGTTGTAAGTTTGATCCGCGGCGGCACATTATGAGAGCGCCACAGTCCGCGCAAGCTGGGGATTCCGCCCTCTGTTGCCAAAAAGTCGCATTAGAGGGCTCATGAACGCGCAAGCTATTGTGGGAATTGGATTTATTACGATTCAATCAAGCCATGTGAGCGCATCGCGTCCAGGGCGGTTTTCAGAGCTGCGCGAGCCTCCAAATCTACAGTGTCTCCGCCGTCCGGAGAAACGATTGCCGGCTGCCGCTTTCCGACCACCTGCCGACCATCGATCGTAACGTTGGTCCCACGGAGCACGGTGGGCGGCATGCTTCGAACGATTGCCGAAGCAGAGATCTGAATACCGCTCGGCGTTTGCGTACGCACGATTGCCTGCTGACCTTCGCTCCAGGAGGGAAGCTCGATCATGCGCAACGTGTCCGCTCGGGCCAGCGTGCACAACCCAATAAAAAAGGCCGCGAAATCGCGACCTTCGGCTTCCCTGACCGGAAAGACTGTCTAGACCGGCGGCATGTCCGCCACCGGCACCTTCGCCTTCGAAACCCGCTCCTCATGTCCGGCCTGCGGCTCGCCGGAATCGCGCCGGCGCTTCGCCGCCCGCTTCGACCAGCCGCCGATCGCCGGTTTCATCTCATCCTTCTACAAGATCGATCCCGCACGCCTCGACGGCACCTATGACGCACGCCAGTGCACCGCCTGTGGCACCTTTTTCCAGGCCGAGGTCGGCAACGACGCGCTGCTCGAGCAGCTCTACACGCACTGGGTCTTCGAAATCGGCGATCCCATGCGCGATCCGCATTACGCCTTCGACGTCACCCACCCTGCACTATCCCGCGACGGCCACGAACTGATGACCGCCGCCGCCGTCCTGGGCCGCGACCTCCAGGCCATGCGCACGCTCGACTTCGGCATGGGCTGGGCCGGCTGGGCCCGCGTCGCCAAAAGCCTTGGCTGCGACTCCTACGGCCACGAACTCTCCGCCGATCGTGTCGCTTACGCGGCCACGCATGGCATCAAGCCGTTCGATCCGAAGCTCACCTATCATTTCATCAACACCGAACAGGTGTTCGAACATCTCACCGATCCGCTCGGAGCGGCGCACATGCTCGCCGGCGTCCTCGCGCCCGGCGGAATCCTCAAAATCTCGCTCCCCTCCCCCACGGCCTCGATCGCCTGCTCGACCGGCTCAAGCCCGGCGAAGGCGACGTCAGCTACGAAGAGATCATGCCCCTGCAACCGCTGGAGCACGTCAATTGCTTCACCGTCGCCGGTTTGCGCGCGCTCGCCGGCAAGACCGGCCTCAGCTTCACCCGCCCGCCGATCCTCCGTTCCTACCTCACCCTCGCCCGCCGCCGCGCGCTCGACCCGCGCCTTCCGAAGCAAGTCGCCAAGGAACTCGCGCGGCCCTTCTACCGCCGCCTCAATCCGCGCAACCATCACGTCTGGCTGCGCAAGCCCGCCTGAACCGCATGCACCCGCGCTCGCGGCTGCATCGGATTGGCAACCAGGCTGACCTCGACCAGGTCGAGCGCGATCAGCTCGCGCTTGCCGCCCGCCGCCGACGCTTCACGCACGCGATAACCGAAGCTCAAACCATTGATCTTGCCGCCGCCGACCAACCGCGCAGCGCGCGCATCCTCGACCGCCGCAATCACCCGCAGCCCGCGCTTGTCCTCGCTCAAATGCTCGATCCGCCCAACCACCGCGCCCGCTTTGTGCTGCCACACCAAAGGCACCTCGCCCGCGCGCCGCAATGCCTCGGCAAACGCCCCGGCGCGGATCACATCCCCGCCTTTGTCCGGCCGTCCAAACACCGCCGCATAGCCCGCGAACCTTACCTCCCCCTCCCGCCTGCGGGAGGGGGCCGGGGGAGAGCCTGTCGCCCGCTCACGAGAACAAATCCGTCAGCCGCAGCCGCACCGCGATCCCGATCAGCAACAGGGCCAGCGCCACCCGCACGATCCAGCCGACGATCGCCTGCCGCGCGCTTTTCTTCGCATCGCGCCAGGCCGACAGCAGTTCGCGCAATTCATCCATGTCGCGCCGCGCCCGCGAATCGTCGAGGCCGAGCTGCGCCAACGCCCGCCGCGCCCCCGCCTCGGACGATTCCTCGGCCAGCGCGCGCAAGGTGATCATGTCCACCCCGCGCCCCTCGGCCTGCGCCATCAAGCTCGCGAGAAGGGCCTCCGCGCTCACGATCGCACCTCCGCTTCAAACCCGAGCATCTCGCGCTTCTCCGCATCGCTGAGGAACGTCGCCGCTCCCACCTGCTCCCACAATTTCGCGCGGTCCTCGGCCAGCTCGCTCAGCTGGTCGGTATCCACCGCCAGCCGCACCGGCCCCAGCCAGTCGCCCAGCATCTCGCCCAGCGCGTTCAGCACCCGCGCCGCCATCGGCAGCACCGTCTGGCGATAGAGCGCCCGCCCCGCCTCGCGTGCATTGGCATAGGTCGCGTCGCCCGGCAGCCCGACCAGCACCGGCGGCACGCCGAACGCCAGCGCGATATCGCGCGCCGCGCCTTCCTTCAGCGCAACGAAATCCATGTCCGCGGGCGTCAGGCTCAGCGGCAGCCACTTGAGCCCGCCGTCGAGCAGTAGCGGCCGCCCGGCATTGCCCGCGCCGGCAAATTCCACCGCCAGTTCCTCGCGCAGCCGCGCGAATTGCTCGCCCGTCAACACGCTGCCGTCGGCCGGCTCGTAGCTCATCGCCCCGCTCGGCCGCGCGGCATTGTCGAGCAGCGACTTGTTCCATTTCGCCGCGCGGTTGTGCACGCTCGCCGCGCCGATCGCCGCGTCCAGGCAGCCCAGCCCATAATGGTCGTCGCGCGGGTTGAGCGCCTTGATATGCGCGATGCTCCGCCGGTCGAGCCCGTCGGCGCGGTTGATCCGCACCGCCTGCCCGCCCGCGCGGTAAAGATAGCCGACCGGCCAGCCGCGATCGTCGCTGATCACGCTCACCCGCTCGGGCCGCAGCAGGCACAATTCCGCCGGCGCATCGCGGTCGTCGGCGATCAGCTGCACATAGGCATTGCCGTGCAACAACAGGTTCGCCGCGATCGTCTCGAGCAGCCCGTCACGCTGCACCTGGCTCGCCGCCCGCGCGTCACCCTCCGCTGCATAAACCGGTAACGCACCGAGCATCCCCGCCACCAGCCGCACCGCGCGCTGGCCGACGGGATTGCGTCGGTACACTTCCTCGACCTGCGCCGAATAGGAGCGAGCGAACCCCACCTCATCTGCATCACTCTGCAGCCACGCGGGCACAATCGGCCTCACGTCCGCCGGCGCGCTCTTGCGCCCGAACCACCACCCCATGTTCGCTCTCCTTGAGCCGCCACGCATAAGCGGCAAATTGCGCAGCGATTTGCTGCTTATGTCGATGAGACGGCGAAAGCCGGCCGGCCTGCGCGGCAAACCGCGACAGGACCGACGTCACGGGATTCACTCCCGTGACGGCCCCGCGTCATTAAACTCTTGCCCAGAAACGTTTGCTAAGCGCCTGGCATGACCATCCCGTGGACCTACGCCTTGCCCGCGCTGCTGTTCGTCAATGTCTGGACGTACGTCAGCTTCTGCCAAGACAAGCGCCTCGCCCAGAAGGGTCTCCACCGCATCCCGGAAAGCAATCTGCTCATGCTAGCAGCCTTGGGCGGATCACCGGCCGCACTGCTCGCGCGCCATCGCTTCCGCCACAAGACCCGCAAGCAGCCGTTTTCCACGCTCCTCTTCGTCATCATCGCGCTTCAAATCGGCGCCCTCATGGGATGGTTCGTGATCTAAATCCGCACCACCCGCGGCACCCCGCTGCGTGTCTCCCCAAGCGCCGTCAGCGCCCATACCATCGCATCCGCGCGATCGGGCGACCGCCCCGGCCCTTCGTAACCGCCGCCCGCGATCATCCCGGACAGCTCGGCCTCCAGCTCCGGAAAATCGCCCGCCAAA
The sequence above is drawn from the Sphingomonas lutea genome and encodes:
- a CDS encoding helix-turn-helix domain-containing protein is translated as MITRIREVRRARGLTLDDVAQRCEPPTTPQTIGRLETGTRTVSVGWLNRIARALEVDAQDLVDREDTAHLKVVAVLGPGGPTAPRRAAIVVPPRADDGQVAILVSSSTGDYRAGDEIWCDMLAAEDFGRALNRDVLLPRSGGRFMFGRLIDRDKDRLQLLPLGTGGRQQVVANPPWIAVARRLVRSL
- a CDS encoding S24 family peptidase produces the protein MTEIVREPRSELLPRPSSLALDHEAFALTIVTNSMWPRFSEGRRVAVSPQSKVAPGDDVVVKPRALSGSTTGEFDSVLIMHLTDRTRSGLRLRQFQPDFTISIRLEHVAAIMRVAGELF
- a CDS encoding MarR family winged helix-turn-helix transcriptional regulator, translated to MNAYPIGSSTVPYSDGAPVLVTGSGQAAINRAAAFVEATGARVGGRITLDEASRRIADQASAAAVWIELEEDCGPALDVLLKQVEFDVEAGRYAAVVGVTADLIDRVVGNIDDPGIEVVVDGQEFERATALALAIGNSRRPLRVSDVAAEKNAQRIRQLSEEVSRIASTLARLSEGPSLPTPRPVMTEGDDVPPVSAETVRSVIRARRLRSRYFSEELFADPAWDMLLDLLQAEIAHLRVPVSSLCIAAAVPATTALRWLKTMVQQNVFMRRADPHDGRRVFVELAPQTSHALRRYFAEVDSTVPVI
- the cysQ gene encoding 3'(2'),5'-bisphosphate nucleotidase CysQ — translated: MNRSRLLEGLEDTARAAGEAILRVVERGFEVQRKSDASPVTEADQAAEAIILAALSHLAPNIPVIAEEEVAAGRIPRHGNTYFLVDPLDGTKEFVRGGADYTVNIGLIEGGQPVMGVVYAPASGRLHTGSVGEGAWLVDNGERSRINVRSRGPKIAAVASKSHLNQATVDYLESAVGTCERVAIGSSLKFCIIAEGKADIYPRLSPTSEWDTAAGHAVLLAAGGRVDGPGGDALQYGKPAFLNRAFVATAGWQAPSIDPFLASFAGGGDLPQGV
- a CDS encoding SDR family NAD(P)-dependent oxidoreductase, which translates into the protein MDISGVAAVVTGAASGLGEATARELAGAGAKVAIFDRDAARGEQVAKEIGGVFCEVDVTSDEKVAAAFERARAAHGQERILVNCAGVANAAKTVGRDKETKAAKRYPMQQFELAIQINLIGTFRCIANSAFGMVDLDPLTDGERGVIINTASVAAEDGQIGQAAYSASKGGVLAMALPIARDLMNDGVRVNTILPGVFKTPMVAMMPPNVQDALGQQVPFPKRLGSAEEYGRLARFLIENPYMNAAAIRLDGGIRMAPR
- a CDS encoding L,D-transpeptidase family protein; this translates as MTGRKITIAAIGATAAGLLSMPASAQAPAPAAGQSSMLPAAASVASFYATHGKQGIWFRGGDQSAAAAQLVSILERAPFDGLATGPQVAAEVRAALSRAMSRQPADVMAAEQAMSAAWVQYVQAIKRPTPGMVYAIPVLGPQGTRADQILLTAAAAPSLDRHLATVSSVNPMYAQLRDTAWAQAQASGNMTPDPRLLANLERIRSIPSTGKFIVVDSGTQLMTMFENGRPVDSMKIVVGKTGYETPMIASIMYYIVYNPYWNAPDHLVRKIAQNYLSMGDKYLKSRGYQVMKDWTAASAVVPNDQVNWKAVASGKEQIRIRQKPQDDNSMGDLKFPFVNDLDIFLHDTPHKEYFGRANRYLSNGCVRLEDARRFGRWLLGTEPKPPGDDAEIQVQLPRGVPIYLTYTTAQARDGKLSYLPDAYGWDRRPAQLANAGK
- a CDS encoding outer membrane protein; the encoded protein is MRKLAIAVALASTALATPAVARDDSFYVGLEGGLMVVEDMAIEVTPRDTGITFPYIADHRYGWDVDAIAGYDFGSVRVEAELGYKTAGVDEVRTTTEGFDADGEGTALSLMGNVLFEFGDDDGMTGYAGGGVGVANVKYDIDLDDLPPFGGVEFSDSHTRFAWQAILGVKWALGPNVDLGLKYRFFNVQRLRYETDSPALSTGQDITDFTTSDVTARFRSHSLLASLIYNFASAPPPPPPRRLRPAASAASGDADVPGRYGDPGDGRLPGSAASASAAAAGAGTRSVSTAKRNTGSGTSPGPVFFCAQRTRAFAVPRLRARS
- a CDS encoding HK97 family phage prohead protease — its product is MFGRPDKGGDVIRAGAFAEALRRAGEVPLVWQHKAGAVVGRIEHLSEDKRGLRVIAAVEDARAARLVGGGKINGLSFGYRVREASAAGGKRELIALDLVEVSLVANPMQPRARVHAVQAGLRSQT
- a CDS encoding DUF6127 family protein; amino-acid sequence: MAQAEGRGVDMITLRALAEESSEAGARRALAQLGLDDSRARRDMDELRELLSAWRDAKKSARQAIVGWIVRVALALLLIGIAVRLRLTDLFS
- a CDS encoding phage portal protein, producing the protein MGWWFGRKSAPADVRPIVPAWLQSDADEVGFARSYSAQVEEVYRRNPVGQRAVRLVAGMLGALPVYAAEGDARAASQVQRDGLLETIAANLLLHGNAYVQLIADDRDAPAELCLLRPERVSVISDDRGWPVGYLYRAGGQAVRINRADGLDRRSIAHIKALNPRDDHYGLGCLDAAIGAASVHNRAAKWNKSLLDNAARPSGAMSYEPADGSVLTGEQFARLREELAVEFAGAGNAGRPLLLDGGLKWLPLSLTPADMDFVALKEGAARDIALAFGVPPVLVGLPGDATYANAREAGRALYRQTVLPMAARVLNALGEMLGDWLGPVRLAVDTDQLSELAEDRAKLWEQVGAATFLSDAEKREMLGFEAEVRS
- a CDS encoding DUF1294 domain-containing protein; this translates as MTIPWTYALPALLFVNVWTYVSFCQDKRLAQKGLHRIPESNLLMLAALGGSPAALLARHRFRHKTRKQPFSTLLFVIIALQIGALMGWFVI